In a genomic window of Nocardiopsis mwathae:
- a CDS encoding N-6 DNA methylase: MSQQANTFVTAADIGRLAGVTRATVSNWRRRHADFPAPEGGTENRPLYDLEAVRAWLAERGQLPEESARDKLRVVHMATGSGKTEALFAGVLAASLLDRQKLDALPKRSDDELLAWFRSAAAAASDEIPGADASAVDSRTVEPLRTVLRSVISEGPEATTDVLAERLMEAGATGASAMPPALVDLMADLLGDGTGGYPTTVLDPACGNGTLLAAACRKGASKLFGQDLRKIQAAQTVVRLRTAAESDVDVTARVGDSLRADAFPELAADAVLCNPPYGVRDWGHDELAYDERWAYGVPPKGESELAWVQHCLAHLVPGGRAVLLMPPAVAERAGARRIRAQLVRDGAIRAIIALPQGAASPLHVGLQLWVLQRPGGQEATAENLLFVDAASTSVSADSPRIDWDGLSESVLSAWRQYSEDPGDFEGIPGSARALAVIDLLDEVIDLTPTRHVHAGTPMTSPAQHAQKAAEAHARLRTRGEELMRLLKDGEWQSSGDKPREWRTATVADLLRGGALDVPYTAGHGRRTRSGRSDQRPRKPQRSERPVLTVDDVLSSRAPSGNEADVDAEVPLPHLQRGDVLLPEIVRSGAPHVARVASAEEEGCLFGPQLLLFRPDQSRLDPWFLSGFLSAEQNVNAATTGTSVIRIDPRRLRVPLLSLAEQQRYGEAFRHLHAVRTAARSAAEAAEETTRILRAGLTTGALTPPEDEMS, translated from the coding sequence GGCACGGAGAACCGCCCCCTGTATGACCTCGAAGCGGTGCGGGCGTGGCTCGCCGAGCGGGGCCAGCTCCCCGAGGAGTCCGCGAGAGACAAGCTGCGTGTCGTCCACATGGCAACGGGCAGTGGCAAGACCGAGGCCTTGTTCGCCGGCGTTCTCGCCGCCTCCCTGCTCGATCGGCAGAAGCTCGACGCCCTGCCGAAAAGGTCCGACGACGAACTGTTGGCATGGTTCAGGTCGGCCGCCGCCGCAGCGAGCGACGAGATCCCCGGTGCCGACGCATCCGCGGTCGACTCCCGGACCGTCGAGCCGCTGCGGACCGTGCTGCGGTCAGTGATCTCTGAGGGGCCAGAGGCAACCACGGACGTCTTGGCGGAGCGTCTGATGGAGGCCGGCGCCACCGGCGCATCCGCCATGCCCCCCGCCCTTGTCGACCTCATGGCCGACCTACTGGGCGACGGGACCGGCGGCTATCCGACCACAGTTCTCGACCCCGCCTGCGGCAACGGAACTCTGCTCGCCGCGGCATGCCGCAAAGGGGCCTCCAAGCTGTTCGGACAGGATCTTCGCAAGATCCAGGCCGCGCAGACGGTCGTTCGGCTTCGGACGGCGGCGGAATCGGATGTGGACGTCACAGCGCGGGTCGGGGACAGCCTGCGCGCCGACGCGTTCCCCGAGCTCGCGGCCGACGCCGTGCTGTGCAACCCCCCGTACGGCGTCCGCGACTGGGGGCACGACGAGCTGGCCTACGACGAACGCTGGGCGTACGGGGTGCCACCGAAGGGAGAATCCGAACTCGCCTGGGTGCAGCACTGCCTCGCCCATCTCGTGCCCGGCGGCCGGGCCGTCCTTCTCATGCCGCCTGCGGTCGCGGAACGCGCCGGAGCCCGCCGGATTCGCGCTCAGCTCGTCCGGGACGGGGCGATCCGGGCGATCATCGCGCTCCCCCAAGGCGCCGCGTCCCCCCTGCATGTGGGCCTGCAACTGTGGGTGCTGCAACGCCCCGGGGGGCAAGAGGCCACGGCCGAGAACCTGCTGTTCGTCGATGCGGCAAGTACCTCCGTGTCCGCCGACAGCCCCAGAATCGACTGGGACGGCCTCAGCGAAAGCGTGCTTTCGGCATGGCGGCAGTACAGCGAAGATCCCGGTGACTTCGAGGGCATACCCGGTTCCGCGAGAGCACTCGCGGTGATCGACCTCCTCGACGAGGTCATTGATCTGACCCCGACGCGTCATGTTCACGCGGGCACGCCCATGACCTCCCCGGCGCAGCACGCTCAGAAGGCAGCGGAAGCGCATGCCCGTCTGCGCACGCGGGGGGAGGAGTTGATGCGTCTCCTCAAGGATGGGGAGTGGCAGTCGTCCGGGGACAAGCCCCGCGAGTGGCGTACGGCCACGGTCGCGGACCTGCTGCGAGGCGGAGCGCTCGATGTGCCGTACACCGCCGGCCACGGTCGCCGCACCCGGAGCGGGCGCTCGGACCAGCGCCCCCGAAAGCCCCAGCGCAGCGAACGGCCGGTGTTGACCGTCGACGATGTCCTGTCCAGCCGCGCACCATCAGGGAATGAGGCCGACGTCGACGCCGAGGTCCCGCTGCCCCACCTCCAGCGCGGTGACGTGCTGCTCCCGGAAATAGTCCGCAGTGGTGCCCCGCACGTCGCCCGCGTCGCCTCGGCCGAAGAAGAGGGCTGTCTCTTCGGGCCCCAGCTTCTGCTTTTCCGCCCGGACCAGAGTCGGCTCGACCCGTGGTTCCTTTCCGGGTTCCTGTCGGCCGAGCAGAACGTCAACGCCGCGACGACTGGAACGTCCGTGATCCGAATCGACCCGCGGCGGCTCCGCGTACCCCTTCTCTCTCTCGCTGAGCAGCAGCGCTACGGCGAGGCGTTCCGCCATCTGCACGCCGTACGCACCGCAGCCCGAAGCGCGGCCGAGGCTGCGGAAGAGACCACCCGGATACTCAGAGCCGGACTCACCACCGGCGCCCTGACGCCGCCAGAGGACGAAATGTCCTGA
- a CDS encoding type I restriction-modification system subunit M produces the protein MNSSKHTELANHAWSVADLLRGDYKQSDYGKVILPFTVLRRLECVLEPTREKVRARLLHFAGQEIDTDRFLRKASGHDFYNTSEYTLKRILDDPTHAARNLTAYVAAFSGNAREVLEKYDFAQQIRRLAGAGLLYQVIGKFADLDLRPYLLDENNNVVRGDDGKPVTIVSNHQMGYVFEELIRRFAEQSNETAGEHFTPREVIELMVNLLVAPDADGLSTPGAVRKVLDPACGTGGMLSAAEEHITALNPDATVEVYGQELNPESWAICRSDLMIKGQNPDNIAFGNSFSHDGHRSATFDYLLANPPFGVEWKKVKDAVEWEHGSLGESGRFGAGLPRINDGSLLFLQHMISKMKPAHKGGSRVAIVFNGSPLFTGAAESGESRIRQWILENDWLEAVVALPDQLFYNTGISTYFWIVTNRKSPDHKGKVVLLDARDYWQKMRKSLGDKRKYVAPDQIAEITRLYEDALAVAEDAEHPLHGKVKVFRNEDFGYRRITVERPLKLRFEVTEEALAALEASKPIQKLSNPSAFLDALRAMEVRSWATKQEAWLALKDAVIASGLTWPSGAPFNKALRDAIGVRDPEGEVQLVKGSPEPDPELRDFENVPLEEDVEDYLKREVLPHVPDAWIDHSKTKTGYEIPFTRHFYVYEPPRPLAEIDAELKALEVEIQALLGEVTE, from the coding sequence TTGAACAGCAGTAAGCACACGGAGCTGGCGAACCACGCCTGGTCCGTCGCCGATCTCCTGCGCGGCGACTACAAGCAATCGGACTACGGAAAGGTGATCCTTCCGTTCACGGTGCTGCGGCGCCTGGAGTGCGTACTCGAACCGACCCGGGAGAAGGTCCGTGCGCGACTGCTCCACTTCGCGGGCCAGGAGATCGACACCGACCGCTTCCTGCGGAAGGCCTCCGGGCACGACTTCTACAACACCAGCGAATACACGCTCAAGAGAATCCTCGACGACCCCACGCACGCCGCGCGGAACCTGACGGCGTACGTCGCCGCCTTCTCCGGCAACGCACGCGAGGTGCTGGAGAAGTACGATTTCGCCCAGCAGATCCGACGCCTGGCCGGGGCCGGGCTGCTCTACCAGGTCATCGGCAAGTTCGCGGACTTGGATCTGCGCCCCTACCTGCTGGATGAGAACAACAACGTGGTGCGGGGAGACGACGGCAAACCCGTCACGATCGTCTCGAACCACCAGATGGGTTACGTATTCGAAGAGCTCATCCGCCGGTTTGCGGAGCAGTCGAACGAGACCGCCGGTGAACACTTCACCCCGCGCGAGGTCATCGAGCTGATGGTGAACCTGCTGGTGGCCCCTGACGCCGATGGTCTCAGCACGCCGGGCGCCGTGCGCAAGGTCCTGGATCCGGCCTGCGGCACGGGCGGCATGCTGAGTGCCGCCGAGGAGCACATCACCGCCCTGAACCCGGACGCGACCGTCGAGGTGTACGGGCAGGAGCTCAACCCCGAGTCCTGGGCGATCTGCCGATCCGACCTCATGATCAAGGGGCAGAACCCGGACAACATCGCCTTCGGCAACTCGTTCTCCCACGACGGGCACAGGAGCGCCACGTTCGACTACCTTCTCGCCAACCCTCCCTTCGGCGTGGAGTGGAAGAAGGTGAAGGACGCCGTCGAGTGGGAGCACGGGTCGCTGGGCGAGTCCGGCCGCTTCGGCGCCGGCCTGCCGCGGATCAACGACGGCTCGCTGCTGTTCCTCCAGCACATGATCTCGAAGATGAAGCCCGCCCATAAGGGCGGGAGCCGCGTGGCCATCGTCTTCAACGGCTCGCCGCTGTTCACGGGTGCGGCGGAGTCCGGGGAGTCCAGGATCCGTCAGTGGATCCTGGAGAACGACTGGCTGGAGGCCGTCGTCGCCCTACCCGACCAGCTCTTCTACAACACGGGGATCTCGACCTACTTCTGGATCGTGACCAATCGGAAGTCCCCCGACCACAAGGGCAAGGTCGTGCTGCTGGACGCCCGCGACTACTGGCAGAAGATGCGCAAGTCTCTGGGCGACAAGCGGAAGTACGTCGCACCGGACCAGATCGCTGAGATCACGCGTTTGTACGAGGACGCCTTGGCGGTCGCCGAGGATGCAGAGCACCCCCTGCACGGCAAGGTGAAGGTCTTCCGCAACGAGGACTTCGGTTACCGGAGGATCACCGTCGAACGCCCGCTGAAGCTCCGTTTCGAGGTGACGGAGGAGGCGCTGGCTGCGCTGGAGGCGTCGAAGCCGATCCAGAAGCTTTCCAACCCGTCCGCTTTCCTCGATGCCCTGCGCGCCATGGAGGTCCGGTCCTGGGCGACGAAGCAGGAGGCGTGGCTCGCCCTGAAGGATGCGGTGATCGCGTCCGGCCTGACCTGGCCGTCGGGGGCGCCTTTCAACAAGGCTCTGCGGGATGCGATCGGCGTGCGGGATCCAGAGGGCGAGGTCCAGTTGGTCAAGGGCTCACCGGAACCGGACCCAGAGCTGCGGGACTTTGAGAACGTGCCGCTTGAGGAAGACGTGGAGGACTACCTGAAGCGCGAGGTCCTGCCACACGTTCCGGATGCGTGGATCGACCACAGCAAGACGAAGACCGGATACGAGATTCCGTTTACGCGGCACTTCTACGTCTACGAGCCACCCCGGCCACTTGCAGAAATCGACGCAGAGCTGAAGGCACTGGAAGTGGAGATTCAGGCGCTGCTGGGCGAGGTGACCGAGTGA
- a CDS encoding restriction endonuclease subunit S, giving the protein MTARLRGIGSSDQGNVRTPRINYADLGSISIPIPPLQEQSRIADFLDAETARIEKIAATAKRGRRLLDERRWATVHSFVTGADRSGPHYDPMLGWVRQIPDDWPVVRLKHVADLGSGHTPSRTHAEYWKDCTIPWISLFDVGGMRDVRQTRLTETVQKISELGMENSSACLHPAGTVVLSRTASVGFSTVMGVDMAVSQHFVTWTCGNSLLPDYLLHTLRSMRQYFESVQVGTTNVTVFMPDLQSIKIPLPSTTEQNSIVKRIGAITDNIDLLAARFDSQVSLLAERRQALITAAVTGQIDVSTASGRNVTEGITS; this is encoded by the coding sequence ATGACCGCACGTCTTCGCGGAATTGGATCCTCCGACCAGGGAAACGTGCGCACACCTCGAATTAACTATGCAGACCTGGGGAGCATATCGATACCCATTCCTCCGCTGCAAGAGCAGAGCCGCATCGCCGACTTCCTCGACGCCGAAACTGCTCGAATTGAAAAAATCGCAGCCACAGCTAAACGCGGTCGAAGACTTCTCGATGAACGCCGCTGGGCAACAGTCCATTCATTCGTTACGGGGGCTGATCGTTCCGGGCCTCACTACGACCCAATGCTAGGTTGGGTTCGGCAAATTCCCGATGATTGGCCGGTTGTGCGGCTAAAGCATGTCGCCGATTTGGGAAGCGGCCACACTCCCAGTCGGACCCATGCAGAATACTGGAAAGATTGCACGATCCCTTGGATCTCGCTCTTTGACGTAGGCGGAATGCGAGATGTTCGCCAGACACGTCTAACTGAGACAGTTCAGAAGATCAGCGAACTTGGCATGGAAAATTCCTCGGCATGCCTGCACCCGGCCGGAACGGTCGTGTTGTCACGAACTGCATCCGTTGGATTCTCTACGGTCATGGGCGTTGACATGGCAGTGAGCCAGCACTTCGTCACCTGGACCTGCGGGAACTCGCTGCTGCCTGACTACCTCCTACATACGCTTCGATCCATGCGCCAGTACTTCGAAAGTGTTCAGGTCGGCACAACCAACGTTACGGTGTTTATGCCGGATCTCCAATCAATCAAGATTCCCCTTCCTTCGACAACTGAACAAAATTCGATCGTCAAGCGCATCGGCGCCATCACGGACAATATCGATTTACTTGCTGCACGGTTCGACAGCCAAGTTTCGCTACTCGCCGAACGCCGCCAAGCCCTCATCACCGCCGCCGTAACCGGCCAGATCGACGTCTCCACCGCGAGCGGACGCAACGTAACGGAGGGAATCACGTCATGA